Proteins from one Syntrophorhabdaceae bacterium genomic window:
- a CDS encoding radical SAM protein produces the protein MKDPLHANILIIVPRYGQYAETGYYEFPLGLAYVSAALKKDGYAVDVINLNHHGGPVSEVLTQSLKDRSHGYFLTGGLSAHYRSIKEIIDSVRDIDPAGKVIVGGGVVTASPHIMYDYLKPDYMVLGEGEITIVELIRTLDNGCYDCRGVNGVGYRINGGPLVLTEPRGPILDLEQCAWPDVEGFDIQTYLSRQGPNDSLYLYVNDEPRFYPIISSRGCPFSCTFCYHPLGQRYRSRPVDDFIAEVRYVVDKYDVHNLAIFDELLSLKRGRLFEICDRLKQLPRPVKWMCQLRVDTIDEELLARLKDAGCFLVSYGFESMNDEVLRSMNKHINAAQIERAMTLTRKAGIGIQGYFIFGDPAETLKSGLETLSFWRDHPDYHLTMGYVRPYPGSVLWEQQVAKGDPSPTRQLELLDACINRPPNISSMNHMDWFQLKKEVTRATILNDHFGRCLDSCRETDDTYRLSIECPHCGRVSPYRRFKQRILGIFKVSCRHCNQTMNISPMVFEHVKNDYDRNRKVFEHIKLGTCPVIVTPCMDDAEFQAMAEIFLAGVNIAGVMDIDESRIGLSYLDFRIRRRSKENVEAVPEACFLIPLTRYANKIYSHLQSLGVSGDRICRLDEIMPSEVSEVENTIRGARGKEILSELRRSEGLL, from the coding sequence ATGAAAGACCCTTTACACGCGAACATCCTTATAATCGTCCCCCGCTACGGGCAGTATGCCGAGACGGGCTATTATGAATTTCCCCTGGGGCTGGCCTATGTGTCGGCAGCCTTGAAAAAGGACGGTTACGCGGTGGACGTGATCAACCTGAACCATCACGGCGGTCCTGTCAGTGAAGTGCTGACTCAATCGCTGAAAGACCGGTCTCACGGGTATTTCCTCACAGGAGGCCTGTCCGCACACTATCGATCAATTAAGGAGATCATCGATTCGGTAAGGGATATCGACCCGGCAGGTAAAGTGATTGTCGGCGGAGGGGTAGTAACGGCATCTCCACACATAATGTACGATTACCTGAAACCCGATTACATGGTACTGGGGGAGGGAGAGATCACCATTGTGGAGCTGATCCGCACCCTCGACAACGGCTGCTATGACTGCAGAGGCGTCAACGGCGTCGGCTATCGTATCAACGGCGGCCCCCTGGTGCTGACCGAACCCCGGGGGCCCATCCTGGATCTCGAACAGTGTGCATGGCCGGATGTGGAGGGATTCGACATCCAGACATACCTGTCGCGCCAGGGCCCCAACGACAGCCTGTATCTGTATGTAAACGACGAGCCTCGATTCTATCCCATAATTTCAAGCAGGGGCTGTCCCTTTTCGTGTACCTTCTGTTATCATCCGCTGGGTCAGCGTTACCGCAGCCGGCCGGTGGACGATTTTATCGCCGAGGTGCGGTATGTCGTCGATAAATATGATGTCCACAACCTGGCTATCTTCGACGAGCTTCTGTCGCTCAAGAGAGGCCGTCTTTTCGAGATATGCGACCGGCTGAAGCAACTGCCGCGTCCGGTTAAATGGATGTGCCAGCTGCGGGTTGACACCATTGATGAAGAACTGCTGGCACGTCTCAAGGATGCCGGATGTTTTCTTGTCAGTTACGGCTTCGAGAGCATGAACGACGAAGTGCTCCGAAGCATGAACAAGCATATTAACGCCGCACAGATCGAACGGGCGATGACCCTGACACGCAAAGCCGGCATCGGTATACAGGGCTATTTCATCTTCGGCGACCCTGCCGAGACGTTGAAGAGCGGGCTCGAAACGCTTTCCTTCTGGAGAGATCACCCGGATTATCACCTCACCATGGGGTATGTTCGCCCCTACCCCGGGTCTGTTCTGTGGGAGCAGCAGGTTGCCAAGGGAGATCCTTCGCCTACCCGGCAGCTGGAGCTTCTCGATGCCTGCATCAATAGGCCGCCCAATATCAGCTCCATGAACCATATGGACTGGTTTCAGCTAAAAAAAGAGGTCACCAGGGCAACAATTCTGAACGATCATTTCGGCAGGTGCCTGGATAGCTGCCGTGAAACCGACGACACCTACAGGCTCTCGATCGAATGCCCGCATTGCGGGAGAGTGAGCCCTTACAGACGGTTTAAACAACGTATCCTGGGTATATTCAAGGTGTCCTGCCGTCACTGCAACCAGACGATGAACATCTCCCCCATGGTGTTCGAGCATGTAAAAAACGATTATGACCGCAACAGAAAGGTATTTGAGCACATCAAGCTCGGGACGTGCCCGGTTATTGTGACGCCATGCATGGACGATGCGGAATTCCAGGCCATGGCGGAGATCTTTCTTGCTGGTGTTAACATTGCGGGAGTCATGGATATCGATGAATCCAGGATTGGATTGTCTTACCTCGATTTCAGAATAAGAAGGCGTTCCAAAGAGAACGTCGAAGCTGTGCCTGAAGCCTGCTTTCTCATCCCGTTAACCAGGTACGCAAACAAGATCTATTCTCATCTGCAGTCGCTGGGTGTCTCAGGGGACAGAATATGCAGACTCGATGAGATCATGCCATCCGAAGTCTCCGAGGTGGAAAACACGATTCGTGGGGCCCGTGGGAAGGAAATCCTCTCCGAACTCCGAAGGAGTGAAGGTTTACTGTGA
- a CDS encoding NAD-dependent epimerase/dehydratase family protein: MFENKRILIAGGTGFVGVNLINRFLSLGARVRATLHRKPPVIRDERIEYLQCDLLDANDCGKAAEGMDYVVMCAANTSGAAVIASTPLVHVTPNIIMNARILEASYAAGVHKFVFLSSNAAYPPSGDRYVKEEEMFDGDPYETYFGVGWMKRYTEILCRLYAEKLKKPMKTIVIRPSNIYGPYDDFDPATSHVMAATLRKVVERHDPIQVWGSGEDVRDLIYIDDFVDAVVSAMEKVETFAPVNIGLGKGYTVKEILGIALEVDNYSNAKIEYDATGPSMIPIRLIDVSMADKLLGFKAKTGVKDGIAKTIDWYRKTVNL, from the coding sequence ATGTTTGAAAACAAAAGGATACTCATAGCAGGAGGCACGGGATTCGTAGGAGTGAACCTCATAAACAGGTTCCTCTCCCTGGGGGCCCGCGTGAGGGCCACACTGCACCGGAAACCTCCCGTCATCAGGGACGAGAGGATAGAATACCTTCAGTGTGATCTGCTCGACGCAAATGACTGCGGCAAGGCCGCAGAAGGTATGGACTATGTGGTCATGTGCGCTGCAAACACATCCGGGGCGGCGGTAATTGCGTCAACACCCCTCGTTCACGTAACCCCCAATATCATAATGAATGCCCGCATACTCGAAGCGTCTTATGCGGCGGGAGTTCACAAGTTCGTCTTCCTGAGCAGCAATGCGGCATATCCCCCGTCGGGAGACCGGTATGTGAAGGAAGAAGAGATGTTCGACGGTGATCCTTATGAGACCTACTTCGGCGTGGGGTGGATGAAGAGATACACGGAGATACTCTGTCGGCTGTATGCTGAAAAACTGAAAAAACCCATGAAAACCATCGTGATCAGGCCCTCCAATATCTACGGGCCTTATGACGATTTCGATCCTGCGACATCCCATGTCATGGCCGCCACCCTGCGCAAGGTCGTGGAAAGGCACGACCCGATACAGGTATGGGGATCCGGAGAGGATGTACGGGACCTCATTTACATCGACGATTTCGTGGATGCCGTGGTGTCCGCCATGGAGAAGGTCGAAACCTTCGCCCCCGTTAATATCGGTCTCGGAAAGGGATACACCGTGAAGGAAATACTCGGCATTGCCCTGGAAGTGGATAACTATTCCAACGCAAAGATCGAGTACGACGCCACCGGGCCCTCCATGATACCTATCAGGCTGATCGATGTTTCCATGGCGGACAAATTGCTGGGATTCAAGGCAAAGACCGGTGTGAAGGACGGGATCGCAAAGACCATCGACTGGTACAGGAAGACGGTGAACCTTTGA
- a CDS encoding NAD(P)-dependent oxidoreductase, whose protein sequence is MIRDEILKRFSGKNAVVTGGTGLIGREIVDLLCTAGAHVRIVSLDRLRVDDRANHVYGDLTDFAFCKDITKDMDFVFHVAGIKGSIEVTVKKPASFFVPLLMFNTNVLEACRLNKVQKVVYTSSIGAYGSADVFKESATLETEPPMDMFPGWAKRMAEMQIQAYRTQYGLENFAVVRPCNVYGPGDNFDPKSAMVIPTLMYRIHNGENPLVVWGDGSAIRDFAYSRDVAEGIILALHHGTQGRYVNLGSGNGYTIRELIETLNAFIPFTYRFDDTKSSGFPKRVMDISLARQILDYDPTTSLLEGLKRTWEWYTANADEFLARKNYFEE, encoded by the coding sequence TTGATCAGGGATGAGATACTGAAACGCTTTTCAGGGAAGAACGCAGTCGTCACCGGAGGCACGGGCCTGATCGGGAGAGAGATCGTGGACCTCCTGTGCACTGCCGGCGCCCACGTGAGGATCGTTTCCCTGGACCGTCTGCGTGTCGATGACAGGGCAAACCACGTATACGGAGATCTTACGGATTTTGCCTTCTGCAAAGACATAACAAAGGACATGGACTTTGTCTTCCATGTGGCGGGCATCAAGGGCTCCATCGAGGTCACGGTCAAGAAGCCTGCCAGCTTCTTCGTCCCCCTGCTGATGTTCAACACCAATGTCCTTGAGGCCTGCAGGCTGAACAAAGTCCAGAAAGTCGTCTATACCAGTTCCATAGGCGCCTATGGAAGCGCCGATGTTTTCAAGGAATCAGCCACACTGGAAACGGAGCCGCCGATGGATATGTTCCCCGGATGGGCAAAACGGATGGCGGAGATGCAGATCCAGGCCTACCGGACCCAGTACGGCCTTGAAAACTTCGCCGTCGTCAGGCCCTGCAACGTCTATGGACCGGGTGACAATTTCGATCCCAAAAGCGCCATGGTCATCCCAACCCTGATGTACCGCATCCATAATGGCGAAAACCCTCTCGTGGTTTGGGGGGACGGGTCGGCGATACGGGACTTTGCGTACAGCAGGGACGTCGCGGAGGGAATTATCCTTGCGCTGCATCACGGCACGCAGGGGCGCTATGTCAACCTGGGAAGCGGCAACGGGTACACGATACGTGAACTCATTGAAACATTAAACGCCTTCATCCCCTTCACGTATCGCTTTGACGATACCAAATCCTCAGGCTTTCCCAAGCGGGTAATGGACATCAGCCTTGCCAGACAAATACTTGACTATGACCCTACAACGTCACTCCTTGAAGGGCTTAAAAGGACGTGGGAGTGGTACACCGCCAATGCGGATGAGTTCCTGGCACGCAAAAACTACTTTGAGGAATGA
- a CDS encoding transketolase C-terminal domain-containing protein, with protein sequence MTEPGLDIRDAFFDRLYDIAAADNNVLFLTADMGALSLERFKKDINGQYINMGVAEQNMINIATGLALGGKKVFVYAIAPFATMRCFEQIKVNISGMGLPITIIGAGPGITYNSDGPTHHAVQDVAIMRALPGMTIFNPSDPVMASGMAAMSYESEKPVYVRIDKGRLPLLYSPEQDLSDGLSLLKDGQDLLIVATGLMVHKGLRLAEELEKYSIRTGVLDLYRIKPVNVSLLLRYAHRYSRIVTLEEHSTVGGIGSTVLEALADHGAGIPVKRFALYDRYCERHGDREWMHVQHGLDDSSILNHIRTWS encoded by the coding sequence GTGACAGAACCAGGGCTCGACATAAGAGATGCCTTCTTTGACAGGCTTTATGATATCGCTGCCGCCGACAACAACGTTCTGTTTCTCACGGCCGATATGGGGGCCTTAAGTCTCGAACGTTTCAAGAAAGATATCAACGGGCAATACATCAACATGGGTGTGGCGGAACAGAACATGATCAATATAGCCACCGGACTGGCCCTGGGCGGTAAAAAGGTATTCGTCTATGCCATTGCGCCTTTTGCCACCATGCGCTGTTTCGAGCAGATCAAGGTCAATATAAGCGGCATGGGCCTTCCCATAACCATCATCGGGGCGGGACCGGGGATCACGTACAACAGTGACGGCCCCACACATCACGCCGTTCAGGACGTAGCCATTATGCGTGCCCTTCCCGGCATGACCATCTTCAACCCCTCCGATCCCGTGATGGCATCCGGGATGGCCGCCATGTCATACGAAAGCGAGAAACCTGTTTATGTGCGAATCGACAAAGGAAGGCTGCCCCTTCTGTATTCCCCCGAGCAGGATCTTTCCGACGGTTTATCCCTGTTGAAGGACGGACAGGACCTCCTGATCGTGGCGACGGGCCTCATGGTCCATAAAGGCCTCCGGCTGGCGGAAGAGTTGGAAAAATACTCTATAAGGACCGGCGTTCTCGACCTGTACCGCATAAAGCCCGTCAATGTTTCCTTGCTCCTGCGGTACGCCCATCGATACTCCAGAATTGTCACTCTCGAAGAGCACTCGACCGTCGGTGGCATTGGAAGCACCGTACTGGAGGCACTTGCCGATCATGGAGCAGGGATACCGGTAAAACGGTTTGCCCTCTACGACCGATACTGCGAGCGCCACGGGGACAGGGAGTGGATGCACGTGCAGCACGGACTGGACGACAGCAGCATCTTGAACCATATTCGGACGTGGTCATGA
- a CDS encoding dTDP-4-dehydrorhamnose 3,5-epimerase family protein, with protein sequence MEVRKTDLDGVLLIEPPTIFEDFRGTYVELYNEELYRRSGIGVDFIQDDISVSSRHVLRGIHGDGETWKLVSCLQGRFYLVVVNWDETSAQFGTWTSFTLSENNRQQVLIPPKFGNGHVVLSEQAIFHYKQNTYYNRVGQFTLLWNDPKLNIWWPVKDPIVSRRDEGK encoded by the coding sequence ATGGAAGTGAGGAAAACAGATCTCGACGGCGTGCTGCTGATAGAGCCGCCCACCATCTTTGAGGACTTTCGGGGCACCTATGTCGAGCTTTATAACGAAGAGCTCTACAGAAGATCAGGGATAGGCGTCGATTTCATTCAGGACGACATATCCGTCTCCTCCCGGCATGTCCTTCGCGGCATACACGGCGACGGCGAAACGTGGAAACTGGTGTCCTGTCTGCAGGGAAGGTTCTATCTTGTCGTGGTGAACTGGGACGAAACCTCGGCACAGTTCGGCACGTGGACGTCATTTACATTGTCCGAAAACAACAGGCAGCAGGTGCTGATCCCTCCCAAATTCGGAAATGGCCACGTGGTGCTTTCCGAACAGGCCATATTCCATTACAAGCAGAACACCTACTACAACCGCGTCGGCCAGTTCACTCTTTTGTGGAACGATCCAAAGCTGAACATATGGTGGCCCGTTAAAGACCCCATAGTATCAAGGAGGGATGAGGGGAAATGA
- a CDS encoding macrocin O-methyltransferase, which translates to MQIIDDKGRERDFFFEVSKYAGFLYRSHLERHLAIFELYKKTLELPGSVAEFGVYNGSTFYFLSRLIEIFNRPCFERDGASSNHLYGFDIFTGITELASEDESLIATGQRKIGGFRQDPEVFFEDLDWYKRTNTTIGGRMHIIQGDAAETFPRFVKENPGVRFRFVLMHMDLYKPTSVVLESIMDYMVPGGIIAFDEYAIQEWPGETLAVDQFIRKHRLKLQSIPWAVAPAAYCVIE; encoded by the coding sequence ATGCAGATCATCGATGATAAAGGACGGGAAAGAGACTTTTTTTTCGAAGTATCGAAGTATGCTGGATTCCTGTACCGGTCACACCTGGAACGACACCTTGCAATATTTGAGCTTTACAAAAAGACATTGGAGCTGCCCGGATCGGTGGCGGAGTTTGGTGTCTACAACGGCTCGACCTTCTATTTTCTCTCGCGCCTTATCGAGATATTTAACCGCCCCTGTTTTGAGAGGGACGGAGCCTCTTCCAACCACCTCTATGGATTCGACATTTTCACGGGGATAACGGAACTGGCCTCGGAAGACGAGAGCCTCATCGCGACCGGACAGAGAAAGATAGGCGGGTTCCGGCAAGACCCGGAGGTATTCTTCGAAGACCTGGACTGGTACAAGAGGACCAACACCACCATCGGCGGGCGCATGCACATCATTCAAGGCGACGCCGCGGAAACCTTCCCCCGCTTCGTGAAGGAGAATCCCGGTGTCCGTTTTCGATTTGTGTTGATGCATATGGACCTTTACAAACCGACTTCAGTCGTTTTGGAGTCGATCATGGATTATATGGTCCCAGGCGGTATCATTGCCTTTGATGAGTATGCGATCCAGGAGTGGCCCGGCGAGACCCTGGCGGTTGATCAGTTTATCAGGAAACACCGCCTGAAGCTGCAGTCCATCCCCTGGGCGGTCGCACCTGCCGCGTACTGCGTGATCGAATGA
- a CDS encoding NAD-dependent epimerase/dehydratase family protein, whose translation MNTADFYRGRKVLVAGGTGTIGIPVAARLVEHGADVHIVSMDSEDYARRVLPEGASFERLDLTQLDNCLAATRGYDCVFNMVGIKGSVGIGQKKVASYLVPMLWFQTNLMEASFRNQVKRFLYVGSICEYPRAEVPKREDTVWDGMPLQNDRIPGLAKRIGEVQAEAYMLEHGWDAVRIVRPSNVYGPYDDFNPSTAQVIPAIIRRVIDGENPLRVWGDGTVRRDFIYSEDLADWLLVALDKAPPCVPLNLGCGRGISIREVAETVCACANSSGSIEWRPEGPTGDQVRILSIEKARDAIGFQPQVSLEEGIKKTISWFMEHRDLADLKGR comes from the coding sequence ATGAACACTGCTGATTTCTACAGGGGAAGGAAGGTCCTCGTCGCCGGAGGAACGGGCACGATCGGCATCCCCGTGGCTGCCCGATTGGTTGAGCACGGCGCCGACGTTCACATCGTATCGATGGATAGCGAGGACTACGCCCGGCGCGTGCTGCCTGAAGGGGCATCCTTCGAACGTCTTGATCTGACGCAACTGGATAACTGCCTCGCAGCGACCCGGGGCTATGACTGCGTCTTCAACATGGTGGGCATCAAAGGATCCGTGGGCATAGGGCAGAAAAAGGTCGCCAGCTACCTCGTCCCGATGCTCTGGTTCCAGACAAATCTCATGGAGGCGTCCTTCCGCAACCAGGTGAAGCGCTTCCTCTACGTGGGAAGCATCTGTGAATATCCTCGCGCAGAAGTGCCGAAACGGGAGGATACTGTATGGGACGGCATGCCGCTGCAAAACGACCGCATTCCCGGACTGGCAAAAAGGATCGGCGAAGTGCAGGCAGAGGCGTACATGCTCGAACACGGCTGGGACGCCGTTCGTATAGTAAGACCTTCAAACGTGTACGGGCCGTACGACGATTTCAATCCTTCTACGGCCCAGGTCATTCCGGCAATAATCCGAAGGGTCATCGACGGGGAGAACCCGTTGAGGGTCTGGGGCGACGGCACCGTCCGGCGCGACTTCATCTACTCGGAAGACCTTGCGGATTGGCTGCTTGTTGCGCTCGACAAAGCCCCGCCCTGTGTCCCGCTGAACCTTGGTTGCGGCAGAGGGATATCGATCAGGGAGGTTGCGGAAACCGTATGCGCCTGCGCGAACTCGTCTGGGTCCATCGAGTGGCGCCCCGAGGGTCCGACCGGGGACCAGGTTCGCATACTCTCAATCGAGAAGGCACGGGACGCCATCGGTTTCCAGCCGCAGGTATCCCTTGAAGAGGGGATCAAGAAGACAATTTCGTGGTTCATGGAGCACAGGGATCTGGCAGATCTCAAGGGGAGATAG
- a CDS encoding aldo/keto reductase: MLYKTLGSTNLKVSAIGQGATHVGSYAWYDNDKATERIKGWRIGIESGMNLIDTADLYGGGLSEELVGKAIKGMRDTVVLATKFNLRGGDTRSAVLAAAEHSLRRLNTDRIDLYQIHFPNPWTPMEPVADALTRLVADGKVRCVGVSNFTTGDIQGLKDLLSPGIVSNQVEYSLDDRSAETEMLPYCRQNSITMIAYSPLGQGNLSLVADSLRPLTTMAEKYQKSIFQLVLRWMVSKSHVIALTKAADTGHIRENAAAADFDIHPDDLAVIDGLATPEVVHVPIDMISLESPDGRPTYTSLEEALENTADLVPSPELMAQDIVRRRSTKPIQLTGCRDPQGRCLYKLDPYDFLGQLRKYWAWVIAYQRTKPIPALVIRQDTGSV, encoded by the coding sequence ATGCTATACAAGACTCTTGGCTCCACAAACTTGAAAGTATCCGCAATCGGACAGGGGGCAACGCACGTCGGCTCCTACGCATGGTACGACAACGACAAGGCCACGGAGAGAATCAAGGGATGGCGGATAGGGATAGAGTCGGGGATGAACCTGATCGATACAGCCGATCTGTACGGCGGGGGGTTATCGGAAGAGCTGGTCGGCAAGGCCATCAAGGGCATGAGGGACACGGTTGTCCTGGCCACCAAATTCAACCTCCGGGGCGGCGATACCCGTTCGGCGGTCCTGGCTGCGGCAGAACACAGCCTGCGCAGGCTGAATACCGACCGTATCGACCTGTATCAGATCCATTTCCCCAATCCCTGGACACCGATGGAGCCGGTGGCGGACGCCCTCACCCGCCTGGTCGCTGACGGTAAGGTACGCTGCGTGGGCGTAAGCAACTTCACCACGGGAGACATACAGGGGCTGAAGGACCTCCTCTCCCCGGGAATTGTTTCAAACCAGGTGGAGTACAGCCTTGACGATCGCTCAGCGGAAACTGAAATGCTGCCATACTGCCGGCAGAACTCCATCACAATGATCGCCTACAGCCCCCTGGGGCAAGGTAACCTGTCTCTGGTTGCGGATTCTCTGCGGCCCCTGACAACTATGGCGGAGAAGTATCAAAAGAGCATCTTTCAGCTGGTGCTGAGATGGATGGTATCCAAATCACATGTCATAGCCCTGACCAAGGCAGCCGATACAGGACACATACGGGAGAATGCGGCGGCGGCCGATTTCGATATCCATCCCGATGACCTTGCCGTCATTGACGGTCTTGCAACGCCCGAAGTCGTCCATGTCCCCATTGACATGATCTCCCTTGAGAGCCCCGACGGAAGGCCGACCTACACTTCACTCGAAGAGGCATTGGAGAATACCGCTGATCTTGTTCCCAGCCCGGAGTTGATGGCTCAGGACATAGTCAGGCGCAGGTCCACCAAACCCATTCAATTGACAGGATGCAGGGACCCGCAGGGAAGATGCCTCTATAAACTCGACCCTTACGATTTTCTGGGACAGCTCAGGAAGTACTGGGCCTGGGTTATCGCCTATCAAAGAACGAAGCCGATTCCCGCATTGGTAATCAGGCAAGACACCGGGAGTGTATAA
- a CDS encoding macrocin O-methyltransferase has protein sequence MGKSKFGNVVYESQNEQTARNQLLSLFRQCPVPDDEIMSNLGLFLNSKLLSRILFLHHIYTQIVDIPGVIIEFGTRWGQNASLFAAMRGMYDTFNRHRKIVVFDTFEGFPVVHPKDGKSGLMKKGNLAVTKNYKDYLDSILEFQEKDNPLAHIRRFETIAGNATLKFKKYLKDFPETIVALAYFDFDLYEPTKKCLELIKPHLIKGSVLGFDELNDHDSPGETVALNEVFGLNNVKLKRFRPASRVSYFTVE, from the coding sequence ATGGGAAAATCCAAGTTTGGTAACGTTGTGTATGAAAGCCAGAACGAGCAGACGGCAAGGAATCAGCTATTGAGTCTATTCAGGCAATGTCCTGTCCCGGACGACGAGATCATGTCCAATCTCGGTTTATTCCTGAATTCAAAGCTCCTGTCCCGCATCCTCTTTCTGCATCATATCTATACACAGATTGTCGATATACCGGGGGTAATCATAGAGTTCGGGACCCGCTGGGGTCAGAACGCGTCCCTGTTTGCCGCCATGCGCGGCATGTACGATACGTTCAACCGTCATAGAAAGATCGTCGTATTCGATACCTTCGAAGGTTTCCCCGTTGTCCACCCAAAGGATGGCAAATCGGGCCTCATGAAAAAGGGGAACCTGGCTGTAACGAAGAATTACAAGGATTATCTGGACAGCATCCTGGAATTTCAGGAAAAAGACAACCCTCTTGCCCACATAAGAAGGTTCGAAACCATCGCGGGAAATGCAACGCTGAAGTTCAAAAAGTATCTCAAGGACTTTCCGGAAACGATCGTTGCCCTGGCGTACTTTGATTTCGATCTTTATGAGCCCACAAAGAAGTGCCTGGAGTTGATAAAACCGCATCTGATAAAGGGGAGTGTCCTGGGTTTTGACGAACTGAACGACCATGATTCGCCCGGGGAGACCGTCGCACTGAATGAGGTCTTCGGGTTGAACAACGTCAAGCTGAAACGCTTTCGACCTGCTTCCCGTGTATCCTACTTTACGGTCGAATAG
- a CDS encoding aldo/keto reductase: protein MKYTTLGTASERVPVVGLGMGKGIGSQARTAAYGREDEKLIRTGVDMGMTFIDTACDYGSGRAEEALGRAVADIRDSVFIATKFPPEKSSYADVISSAETSLKRLGTDRIDLLQTHWPNPRVPLEETLQAMDRLISDGKVRYIGMSNCTIGEARKARSFLPDSRFASIQHEYNLLDRTAESSFVPFCRDNGMTFIGYSPLAHRRPGNDGQQLIRLEEMAKRYAISSTQLVLAWLTRQEGTMVVMRTFNEHHLSENAHTGDFAIAPEDIDLISSIFADDIAGVPAALIRVKGDSSQKVYVTLEEARENAYGLTPSPADLAAQIKAGEILKPVKISVDPGARVGPRYEVVEGKLRYWAWVIACGEDVLIPSIIKGELNEHC, encoded by the coding sequence ATGAAATACACGACACTGGGCACAGCAAGCGAAAGGGTTCCGGTCGTCGGGCTGGGTATGGGCAAAGGCATAGGCAGCCAGGCCAGGACCGCCGCATATGGCCGCGAAGACGAAAAATTGATACGCACCGGGGTTGACATGGGGATGACATTTATCGACACTGCCTGTGACTATGGTTCGGGGCGGGCCGAAGAGGCGCTTGGAAGAGCTGTTGCAGACATCAGGGACAGCGTTTTCATTGCCACCAAATTCCCACCCGAAAAGAGTTCATATGCGGATGTCATATCGTCCGCGGAAACAAGCCTCAAGAGACTGGGAACGGACAGGATCGACCTGCTCCAGACGCATTGGCCGAATCCGCGGGTCCCGCTGGAAGAAACCCTGCAGGCAATGGACAGGCTCATCAGCGACGGCAAGGTCCGGTATATCGGGATGAGCAACTGCACCATCGGAGAAGCAAGGAAGGCCCGGTCGTTCCTTCCTGACAGTCGTTTCGCATCCATCCAGCATGAATACAATCTTCTCGACCGCACGGCAGAATCCAGCTTTGTCCCGTTCTGCCGGGACAACGGGATGACCTTCATCGGATACAGCCCGCTTGCCCACAGGAGACCGGGAAATGATGGCCAACAACTGATCAGGCTCGAGGAGATGGCGAAAAGATATGCCATTTCTTCCACTCAGCTCGTTCTGGCCTGGTTGACCAGGCAGGAAGGAACCATGGTGGTAATGCGAACCTTCAATGAACACCACCTCTCGGAAAATGCACATACAGGCGACTTTGCGATCGCCCCTGAGGACATCGATCTCATATCCTCCATCTTCGCCGATGACATAGCGGGTGTCCCTGCCGCTCTCATACGGGTGAAGGGCGACAGTTCGCAGAAGGTGTACGTCACACTGGAAGAAGCCCGGGAAAACGCATACGGGCTGACTCCGAGTCCGGCCGATCTCGCGGCGCAGATCAAGGCCGGTGAGATCCTGAAACCTGTCAAGATATCCGTGGATCCCGGCGCCAGAGTGGGCCCGCGTTACGAGGTTGTTGAGGGCAAACTCAGATACTGGGCCTGGGTTATCGCCTGCGGAGAAGACGTTCTCATACCATCGATCATCAAAGGGGAACTCAATGAACACTGCTGA